One Chryseobacterium wanjuense genomic region harbors:
- a CDS encoding T9SS type A sorting domain-containing protein: MKNIYKISLKVLAAYFLFNCFYSNAQLTVMAVGNYTVGGVSDNGVVSMHTGGGGIFKWDAVNGLVSIGSLTNGYPQAGRTLVSNDGMKIGSTMTNGATNFNEISTYDVATSTWTNQGGLVSTGWDGSVSSTWGMTPAGNTLVGLGWLTGATAHAVKWTPQGGVVDLGSMVAERSSRANAVNTDGTVIVGWQDEIDGTRSGAKWVNGVESFITDTSGNNVGEAGAVSADGNTIIGSAMPNPYVWNSTSGLTYIIHPNSSAFFRGGATGISADGGTVIGFFRPFPGPPMAGEGFIWTMAGGRVNLNDFSVSLGIATNGVTMSLPLAISQDGKKIAGIGTNSSGQVVAFYLDLTQYLSANDIVKAEHDISIYPNPVKDILYIKKGKEKIEKAEIYNMVGQKVRTFSSVESQIDVSSLSKGNYVLNLLFVKGEVSQSFTFIRQ, translated from the coding sequence ATGAAAAACATTTACAAAATTTCACTAAAAGTATTGGCCGCTTATTTCTTGTTTAATTGTTTTTATTCAAATGCACAATTAACGGTAATGGCAGTAGGAAATTATACGGTAGGAGGTGTATCTGACAATGGCGTGGTAAGTATGCATACCGGTGGTGGCGGAATTTTCAAATGGGATGCGGTGAACGGACTGGTTTCTATCGGTTCCTTAACCAATGGTTATCCACAAGCCGGAAGAACATTGGTCTCAAACGACGGAATGAAGATCGGTTCTACCATGACGAACGGAGCCACCAATTTTAATGAAATATCAACTTATGACGTAGCAACTTCCACCTGGACGAATCAGGGAGGTTTGGTTTCTACGGGCTGGGACGGAAGTGTAAGCTCAACCTGGGGAATGACACCTGCCGGAAATACATTGGTAGGACTGGGTTGGCTGACAGGAGCCACAGCTCACGCCGTAAAATGGACACCGCAAGGTGGAGTAGTAGATCTTGGAAGCATGGTGGCGGAAAGAAGTTCCAGAGCCAATGCAGTGAACACAGACGGAACAGTGATTGTAGGCTGGCAAGACGAGATTGACGGTACAAGAAGCGGCGCAAAATGGGTAAATGGCGTCGAAAGCTTCATTACGGATACCAGCGGAAATAATGTAGGCGAAGCAGGAGCTGTTTCTGCCGACGGAAATACAATAATAGGATCGGCAATGCCCAATCCATACGTCTGGAACAGTACTTCCGGACTTACATACATAATACATCCAAATTCCTCTGCCTTCTTCAGAGGAGGAGCAACGGGGATTTCTGCTGACGGCGGAACGGTTATTGGCTTTTTTAGACCATTCCCGGGACCTCCGATGGCTGGAGAAGGCTTTATATGGACGATGGCAGGAGGACGTGTTAATTTAAATGATTTCTCAGTTAGTTTAGGAATTGCTACAAACGGAGTGACTATGTCTCTTCCGTTGGCAATTTCCCAGGATGGAAAAAAAATCGCCGGTATTGGAACCAATTCTTCCGGTCAGGTGGTGGCTTTTTATCTTGATCTTACACAATATCTGTCTGCAAATGATATTGTTAAGGCTGAACACGACATATCAATATATCCAAACCCTGTAAAGGACATTCTTTACATTAAAAAAGGAAAAGAAAAAATAGAAAAAGCTGAAATTTATAATATGGTCGGTCAAAAGGTAAGGACGTTCTCATCTGTTGAGAGTCAGATCGATGTATCGTCTTTATCAAAGGGAAATTATGTGTTAAATTTATTATTTGTGAAAGGGGAAGTTTCACAGAGTTTTACATTCATTAGACAATAA
- a CDS encoding barstar family protein: MKTIYIDFTDIGDYEDFYAQLKEKLPLPEHFGENLDALYDVLTGDLEMPLHLEFVNMTVDQLEIFEDLLTTLEDAEEELEDFTFTYFLEQYDDDEEEID, encoded by the coding sequence ATGAAAACAATATATATAGATTTCACGGACATAGGAGATTATGAAGACTTTTATGCCCAATTAAAAGAAAAGCTTCCGCTTCCTGAACATTTCGGAGAAAATCTGGATGCACTTTATGATGTACTTACAGGTGATCTGGAAATGCCGCTGCATCTAGAGTTTGTAAACATGACCGTCGATCAGCTTGAGATTTTTGAAGATCTTCTGACCACTCTTGAAGATGCGGAAGAAGAGCTGGAAGATTTCACGTTCACCTATTTTCTCGAACAATATGATGATGACGAAGAAGAAATCGACTAA
- a CDS encoding matrixin family metalloprotease → MKVNNFILFFVCLTFLFSCSEKQQEKIKEKATIVILVQPFKDIKPENVQFVTNEIKKVYPNVKILQPIDFPTNAYYKDRNRYRADSIIKFLDKRTKNGFVTLALTSKDISVTKGKVKDFGVMGLGFRPGKACVASSFRLNKENSNEQFFKIAIHELGHTQGLKHCPEKKCFMRDAEGKNPTNEEVDFCEKCKEILINKNWKFNTI, encoded by the coding sequence ATGAAAGTAAATAATTTCATTCTGTTTTTTGTTTGTTTAACCTTCCTTTTTTCATGTTCAGAAAAACAACAGGAAAAAATTAAGGAAAAAGCTACAATTGTCATTTTAGTACAACCTTTTAAAGATATAAAGCCGGAAAACGTACAGTTTGTAACCAACGAGATCAAAAAGGTTTACCCTAATGTGAAAATCTTACAACCCATTGATTTTCCGACAAATGCTTATTACAAAGACAGAAATCGATACAGAGCAGACTCTATCATTAAATTTTTAGATAAAAGAACAAAAAATGGTTTTGTCACCCTTGCTTTAACCTCCAAAGACATCAGTGTCACCAAAGGAAAAGTCAAAGATTTTGGGGTGATGGGCTTAGGCTTCAGACCTGGTAAGGCATGTGTTGCCTCTAGCTTTAGATTAAATAAAGAAAATTCTAATGAGCAGTTTTTCAAAATAGCCATTCATGAATTGGGTCATACTCAAGGATTAAAACATTGCCCTGAAAAAAAATGCTTCATGAGAGATGCCGAAGGTAAAAACCCGACAAATGAAGAAGTTGACTTTTGCGAAAAATGTAAAGAAATTTTAATTAATAAAAACTGGAAATTCAATACAATATGA
- a CDS encoding ribonuclease domain-containing protein, whose translation MNSKKRSLFFICLGLLFGMSVMYIYNNFIADKKENSTIDSRPRYHAPGELPDGTPDPKYSDQQRIDQLTEEKTVINYVKQNHKLPDYYITKNKARELGWNPSKGNLCDVLPGKAIGGDKFSNREGTLPKGENYFEADVNYNCGNRNADRIIFTKNGDVYLTKNHYKSFEKQ comes from the coding sequence ATGAACAGTAAAAAAAGATCTCTGTTTTTCATTTGTTTAGGGCTTCTTTTCGGGATGTCGGTAATGTATATTTATAATAATTTTATCGCTGATAAAAAAGAAAATAGTACCATTGACAGCCGCCCGAGATACCATGCTCCGGGAGAACTTCCTGACGGAACACCCGATCCCAAATATTCGGATCAACAACGCATTGATCAATTAACGGAAGAAAAAACAGTGATCAATTATGTAAAACAAAACCACAAGCTTCCTGATTATTATATTACAAAAAATAAAGCCAGAGAGCTGGGCTGGAATCCTTCAAAAGGAAATCTTTGTGACGTTTTGCCCGGCAAAGCGATCGGTGGAGACAAGTTCAGCAACAGAGAAGGAACATTACCGAAAGGAGAGAATTATTTTGAAGCCGATGTCAATTACAACTGTGGAAACAGAAATGCCGACCGGATTATTTTTACGAAAAACGGTGATGTTTATCTTACTAAAAATCATTACAAGAGCTTTGAAAAGCAGTAG
- the nadE gene encoding NAD(+) synthase, translating into MQTQKVIDHIVSWLKDYAVKANVKGYVIGVSGGVDSGVVSTLCAMTGLEVLLLEMPIRQKEDQVNRAQDHIEDLKKKFPNVQGKTINLTPVFESFENIVHDHVEGRWSNNLSLANTRSRFRMLTLYYFGQLHGLLVCGTGNKVEDFGIGFYTKYGDGGVDVSPIADLYKTEVYELAKALNLIESIQNAIPTDGLWDADRTDEDQIGASYPELEKIQKEYGTKAVEDYEGRDKEVFMIFDRMHKAAKHKMVPIPICDVPEEWREN; encoded by the coding sequence ATGCAGACACAAAAAGTAATCGACCATATTGTAAGCTGGCTGAAAGATTATGCTGTAAAAGCGAATGTAAAAGGATATGTAATCGGAGTTTCGGGAGGTGTGGATTCTGGTGTGGTTTCTACGCTTTGCGCCATGACGGGACTTGAAGTTCTGCTTTTGGAAATGCCGATTCGCCAAAAAGAAGATCAGGTAAACCGTGCACAGGATCATATTGAAGATTTGAAGAAAAAATTCCCGAACGTACAAGGGAAAACCATCAATCTGACTCCCGTTTTTGAAAGTTTCGAAAACATCGTACACGATCATGTAGAAGGAAGATGGAGCAATAATCTGTCTTTGGCCAATACAAGATCACGATTCAGAATGCTGACGTTGTATTATTTTGGGCAACTTCATGGGCTTTTAGTTTGCGGAACAGGAAATAAAGTTGAGGATTTCGGTATCGGTTTCTATACTAAATATGGCGACGGTGGTGTCGACGTTTCCCCTATTGCAGACCTTTATAAAACAGAAGTTTATGAATTGGCAAAAGCTTTAAATCTAATTGAAAGTATACAGAATGCCATTCCTACTGACGGACTTTGGGATGCCGACAGAACAGACGAAGACCAAATCGGGGCAAGTTATCCTGAGTTGGAAAAAATCCAGAAAGAATACGGCACAAAAGCAGTGGAAGACTATGAAGGTCGCGACAAAGAAGTTTTCATGATTTTCGACAGAATGCACAAAGCAGCAAAACATAAGATGGTTCCTATTCCGATCTGTGATGTTCCGGAAGAATGGAGGGAAAACTAA
- a CDS encoding GNAT family N-acetyltransferase, with amino-acid sequence MHLKTNRLILRKFEETDDERMFLLDSNPEVMKYIGMPPVSDINESKKIIEMIRQQYIDNGVGRLAVVEKDSGLLIGWSGLKLLTQEINGYKNVYDLGYRFLPEFWGKGYALEAAKASLDFGFNDLNIDTIYAHAHSENEGSNHILRKLGFEQTGEFTEPDGICFWYELKRDKFL; translated from the coding sequence ATGCACCTAAAAACTAACCGACTGATATTAAGAAAATTTGAAGAAACGGATGATGAACGGATGTTTCTCCTGGATTCTAATCCGGAAGTCATGAAATATATTGGAATGCCACCCGTTTCAGATATCAACGAATCCAAGAAAATCATTGAGATGATCCGTCAGCAATATATTGATAATGGCGTTGGAAGACTCGCTGTGGTAGAAAAAGACAGCGGTCTGCTGATCGGCTGGAGCGGATTAAAATTATTAACCCAGGAAATCAACGGGTATAAAAACGTTTACGATCTCGGTTACCGTTTTTTACCGGAATTCTGGGGAAAAGGTTATGCTTTGGAGGCTGCAAAAGCTTCCCTTGATTTTGGATTTAATGATTTAAATATTGATACAATTTACGCTCATGCCCATTCCGAAAATGAGGGCTCCAACCATATTTTAAGAAAACTGGGTTTCGAACAAACCGGTGAATTCACCGAACCTGACGGAATCTGTTTCTGGTATGAGCTGAAACGTGATAAATTTCTTTAA
- the gldB gene encoding gliding motility lipoprotein GldB, protein MKIFRTIALSLLLVLGLSSCKKESKNQWNVEVKNPAEKVEITDISKEFYDQNISLDQFKAKFPWFQGTVPDADFGKRRADQGEIKIYKEAIGKIDQKKLQEDLQDLFSHIKYYFPQFKSPKVFLFSSALQMVQDPIFYDAKGNLLFIDITGFMGDGNPNYKGLELYFQKSMNPNNIVPKVSQIFAEGFVKESPDHQKFIDQIILNGKIMMLQDAFLPTYPEYLKMNYTQKQYEWAVANEANVWNYFVENNLIFGDDHRLADRFIAPGPFSKFYTEIDNESSPQIGIFTGWQICKSYFKQKPETKLQDFLNMDATVIFNQSGYKPKLD, encoded by the coding sequence ATGAAGATTTTCAGAACTATTGCGCTTTCTTTACTATTAGTTTTAGGTTTAAGTTCTTGTAAAAAAGAATCTAAAAATCAATGGAATGTCGAAGTCAAAAATCCTGCCGAAAAGGTAGAAATCACAGATATTTCGAAAGAATTTTATGACCAGAATATTTCTTTGGATCAGTTTAAAGCAAAATTCCCATGGTTTCAGGGAACAGTGCCTGATGCAGATTTTGGGAAACGAAGAGCAGATCAGGGAGAAATTAAAATTTACAAAGAAGCAATCGGGAAAATAGATCAGAAAAAGCTTCAGGAGGATCTTCAGGATTTGTTTTCTCATATTAAATACTATTTCCCACAGTTCAAAAGTCCGAAAGTATTTTTGTTTTCTTCGGCTTTACAGATGGTTCAGGATCCTATTTTTTATGATGCTAAAGGAAACCTTCTTTTCATCGATATAACAGGTTTTATGGGTGATGGAAACCCGAATTACAAAGGCTTGGAATTGTATTTCCAGAAATCTATGAATCCTAATAATATTGTACCGAAAGTATCGCAGATTTTTGCGGAAGGATTTGTAAAAGAATCTCCGGATCATCAGAAATTTATCGATCAGATCATTCTTAATGGTAAAATAATGATGCTTCAGGATGCTTTTTTACCGACTTATCCTGAGTATCTGAAAATGAACTATACCCAAAAACAATATGAATGGGCAGTAGCCAATGAAGCAAATGTCTGGAACTATTTTGTGGAAAATAACCTGATTTTTGGTGATGATCACAGATTGGCAGACCGCTTCATCGCTCCCGGACCATTTTCAAAATTTTATACGGAAATCGACAACGAATCTTCTCCTCAAATAGGAATTTTCACCGGATGGCAGATTTGCAAATCTTATTTTAAACAAAAGCCGGAAACAAAACTACAGGATTTCCTGAATATGGATGCAACGGTGATCTTTAATCAATCGGGCTATAAGCCGAAACTGGATTAA
- a CDS encoding ABC transporter ATP-binding protein, with the protein MNEIINIQNLTFGFSKNKAILKDISLSVPKGSIYGFLGANGAGKSTTMKMLIGNIPDEKKAIKIFDKNLSEFYPDGFNRVGSLIDTATFYDHLSGWDNLLVVSELRNLPKTECERVLHLVDLWESRNMKMKKYSLGMKQRLAIAMTLLGKPELLILDEPVNGLDPNGMVEIRELLIKLNKEEGVTIFISSHLLQEVEKMITHLAIISHGEIRFSGSIKDLNELYRYNHIRIGINNASGFISKIPENYSPKIFDENTLEITVESQKDITNLVKHLVNIDAEIFEIKSTAGLEDWFMEITKN; encoded by the coding sequence ATGAACGAAATAATCAATATCCAGAATCTGACTTTTGGATTTTCAAAGAATAAGGCTATTCTTAAAGATATCAGCCTTTCTGTACCCAAAGGAAGTATCTACGGTTTTCTGGGAGCCAACGGAGCCGGAAAATCTACTACAATGAAAATGCTTATCGGCAATATTCCCGATGAAAAAAAAGCCATAAAAATTTTTGATAAAAACCTGTCTGAATTTTATCCTGATGGTTTCAACAGGGTAGGAAGTCTGATCGATACTGCAACGTTTTACGATCACTTATCAGGATGGGATAATCTTCTGGTGGTTTCAGAATTAAGAAATCTTCCGAAAACCGAGTGCGAAAGAGTACTCCATCTGGTAGACCTTTGGGAGAGCCGAAACATGAAAATGAAGAAGTATTCTTTGGGAATGAAACAAAGACTGGCCATTGCCATGACACTTCTCGGAAAACCAGAACTTCTGATTTTGGATGAGCCGGTGAATGGCCTCGACCCCAACGGAATGGTAGAAATTCGTGAACTTCTTATAAAATTGAACAAAGAAGAAGGCGTTACTATTTTTATTTCGAGCCATTTGTTACAGGAAGTAGAAAAAATGATTACACATCTTGCCATTATTTCTCATGGTGAAATAAGATTTTCGGGAAGCATAAAAGACCTGAACGAGCTTTATCGGTACAATCATATCAGAATCGGAATTAATAATGCTTCAGGATTTATTTCAAAAATTCCGGAAAATTATTCACCTAAAATTTTTGATGAAAATACCCTGGAGATTACCGTAGAATCCCAAAAAGATATTACCAACCTGGTAAAACATCTGGTGAATATCGATGCAGAGATTTTCGAAATAAAAAGCACTGCCGGACTTGAAGACTGGTTCATGGAAATAACAAAAAATTAA
- a CDS encoding thioredoxin-like domain-containing protein: protein MKKLLTTTKVEWLKIKGLGLTYLAIILGAFIPLLFFVINPFGRNTVLEDRPPYSMFQVFILENVQAFILCMLLIFMIIAASKIAQLDHKNNCWQLIETQPITKAHIYFSKYIVLLILCFLCIASYFISNFLLSLADFYVHPDPAKILTFDILWALKTFLRMCIAVLGIAALQLCISVVFPGFIWSFLIGILGLCLNLTSVARSENFTFSPYNSLYIFGNSFEVRNLNRFISFSEYLSIFWVIVFLIIGYFWYSGKSFKTAFFKDKKKIVFSVLFLMIGSGIFYFLQKPIAYKADKEGVTIDGELKTILKIDTIKIYSNDFHKKIASIPVKNNKFSWTTTEKIPFDEYLVEYGGKKIPLIFGSGDWFHLNIECNTSYNKIFLKSNRKADQVYQEDEQLGSAFEKVLNDENASDPQEFYKAAETDWKRNVKKLENFADAENHALSGEYKAYKKQLLAIKYLNEINNYRKITSSTDSKFAPPKEFLDELNENIQRPTYLLSKDDEYLQYKLDQMLDGKKVVSNPDSILFVKLDELPQSLEKDRLLAKHLNENIELQTDSAARYKIFNSQINKIQNKDYRDRLYASFEQINISKKGVPFPNLVLLDDKGKTSELSQYRGKYVVIDLWASWCAPCKKIRPVFETRSYQYRYADNIRFISVSIDQDKTKWANYLKTKPSEVPQYWMPNAEQFMDKYNIQMIPRFVIIDPQGKIFNLNAPFPDEDNFVEILDKLKKY, encoded by the coding sequence ATGAAAAAATTACTTACAACAACCAAAGTAGAATGGTTGAAAATAAAAGGACTGGGATTGACCTATCTGGCTATAATTCTGGGAGCATTTATCCCATTATTATTTTTTGTAATAAATCCTTTTGGGAGAAACACGGTTTTGGAAGATAGACCTCCATATTCTATGTTTCAAGTTTTTATTTTAGAGAATGTTCAGGCTTTTATACTTTGCATGCTATTGATCTTTATGATTATTGCGGCAAGTAAAATAGCACAGCTCGATCATAAAAATAATTGTTGGCAGCTTATTGAAACGCAGCCCATTACAAAAGCTCACATTTATTTTTCAAAGTATATTGTTCTTTTGATATTATGTTTTTTGTGTATAGCTTCATATTTCATATCCAATTTCCTATTATCACTGGCTGATTTTTATGTACATCCTGATCCTGCCAAAATATTAACTTTTGATATACTCTGGGCGTTAAAGACCTTTCTTCGAATGTGTATCGCAGTCTTAGGAATTGCAGCATTACAGTTGTGTATTTCGGTTGTTTTCCCCGGATTTATCTGGTCTTTTCTGATAGGTATTTTGGGATTATGCCTTAATCTTACCTCTGTAGCAAGAAGTGAAAATTTTACATTTTCTCCCTATAATTCATTATATATTTTTGGAAATTCTTTTGAAGTAAGAAATTTAAACAGATTTATCTCTTTTTCCGAATATTTAAGCATCTTTTGGGTAATAGTATTTTTGATTATAGGATATTTTTGGTATTCAGGAAAGAGCTTTAAAACTGCATTTTTTAAGGATAAAAAAAAGATTGTTTTTTCTGTTTTATTTCTAATGATAGGATCAGGAATATTTTATTTTTTACAAAAGCCGATAGCTTATAAAGCTGATAAAGAAGGGGTAACTATTGATGGGGAACTAAAAACAATCCTTAAAATAGATACAATAAAAATCTATTCTAATGATTTTCATAAAAAGATTGCTTCCATACCTGTGAAAAATAATAAATTCAGCTGGACAACGACTGAAAAAATTCCTTTTGACGAATATCTTGTAGAATATGGAGGAAAGAAAATACCTTTAATCTTTGGTAGCGGGGATTGGTTTCATTTAAATATTGAATGTAATACGTCGTACAATAAAATATTCTTAAAATCCAACAGAAAAGCAGATCAGGTTTATCAGGAAGATGAACAGCTTGGAAGTGCTTTTGAGAAGGTTTTAAACGATGAAAATGCATCAGACCCTCAGGAATTTTATAAAGCTGCAGAAACAGACTGGAAACGTAATGTAAAAAAGCTTGAAAATTTTGCAGATGCCGAAAATCATGCACTTTCCGGTGAATATAAGGCTTATAAAAAACAGTTATTAGCCATCAAATACCTGAATGAAATCAATAATTACAGAAAAATAACTTCATCTACGGACTCTAAATTTGCTCCGCCTAAAGAATTTTTAGATGAATTAAATGAAAATATTCAGAGACCGACTTATCTTCTCAGCAAAGATGATGAATATCTTCAATACAAGCTGGATCAGATGCTCGACGGTAAGAAAGTGGTTTCCAATCCGGATAGTATACTTTTTGTAAAACTTGATGAGCTTCCTCAAAGTTTGGAAAAAGACCGCCTTCTCGCAAAGCATCTGAATGAAAATATTGAACTGCAAACAGACAGTGCGGCGAGATATAAGATATTTAATTCCCAGATTAATAAAATTCAAAATAAAGATTATAGAGACAGGCTCTATGCTTCATTTGAGCAAATTAATATATCTAAAAAAGGAGTGCCATTTCCCAATCTTGTTTTATTGGATGATAAAGGTAAAACTTCAGAATTATCACAATATCGCGGAAAGTATGTAGTGATCGATTTATGGGCAAGCTGGTGCGCACCATGCAAGAAAATCCGTCCGGTGTTTGAAACAAGAAGCTATCAATACAGATATGCAGATAATATTCGCTTTATTTCTGTAAGCATCGATCAGGACAAAACAAAATGGGCAAATTATCTTAAAACAAAGCCGTCGGAAGTTCCTCAATACTGGATGCCAAATGCCGAACAGTTTATGGATAAGTATAACATACAAATGATACCAAGATTCGTCATTATCGATCCTCAAGGTAAAATATTTAATCTAAATGCGCCATTTCCTGATGAAGATAATTTCGTAGAAATTTTGGATAAACTGAAGAAATATTAA
- the gldC gene encoding gliding motility protein GldC, whose amino-acid sequence MRKTQITIDVELDENHIPENITWNAQDGGIEKEETKATMISVWDDKAMEALRIDLWTKEMPVDQMKMFIHQILVSLGNTYQRATGEEDVAQWMEEIAEEFAIKSAIKM is encoded by the coding sequence ATGAGAAAAACTCAGATCACCATAGATGTAGAATTGGATGAAAACCACATCCCGGAAAACATCACCTGGAACGCTCAGGACGGAGGAATCGAAAAGGAAGAAACCAAGGCAACCATGATTTCTGTTTGGGACGATAAAGCGATGGAAGCTTTAAGAATCGACCTTTGGACAAAAGAAATGCCGGTTGACCAGATGAAAATGTTCATCCACCAGATTTTAGTTTCTCTGGGAAATACCTACCAGAGAGCGACTGGGGAAGAAGATGTAGCACAATGGATGGAGGAGATCGCTGAGGAATTTGCCATCAAGTCTGCAATAAAAATGTAA
- a CDS encoding cystathionine gamma-synthase, translating to MNFNTKVIHGGQHHESATGSVNVPVFLTSTFAQKSPGVHSGYEYSRAANPTRQALEDSLASIENGARGLAFGSGLAAIDCVLKLLNPGDEVVAVDDLYGGTYRMFTRLFEKYQLKFTFVNFDDVSKIANVITDKTKLIWIETPTNPLMKLVDIKAVVEIAKGKDILVAVDNTFATPYLQRPIDLGADIVMHSATKYLGGHSDVIAGALVAKDAELGEKLHFIQFASGGILGPHDSYLVLRGIKTLALRVQRHSENGMAVAKYLESHPAVAEVIYPGLESHPQYELAKSQMKDFGGMVSFTFKSGKKDDAIKFLEKLKVFTLAESLGGVESLANHPALMTHASIPAEKRAELGITDDLVRLSVGIEDAEDLIADLERAFS from the coding sequence ATGAATTTCAATACAAAAGTTATCCACGGAGGGCAGCACCACGAATCTGCAACGGGTTCTGTGAACGTTCCTGTATTTTTAACATCTACATTCGCACAAAAAAGTCCGGGAGTACATTCCGGCTACGAATATTCAAGAGCGGCCAACCCTACAAGACAGGCTTTGGAAGACTCTTTGGCAAGCATAGAAAACGGAGCGAGAGGTTTGGCTTTCGGTTCGGGTCTGGCTGCGATCGATTGTGTTTTAAAGTTATTAAATCCTGGCGATGAGGTGGTTGCAGTAGATGATTTATATGGCGGAACGTATAGAATGTTTACCAGACTTTTCGAAAAATATCAGTTGAAATTTACGTTCGTGAATTTTGATGATGTTTCCAAAATCGCAAACGTGATCACCGATAAAACAAAATTGATCTGGATCGAAACTCCAACAAATCCGTTGATGAAACTGGTTGATATCAAGGCTGTTGTAGAAATTGCAAAAGGAAAAGATATTCTTGTTGCGGTAGACAACACTTTTGCGACGCCTTATCTTCAAAGACCGATCGATTTGGGAGCAGATATCGTAATGCACTCTGCAACAAAATATTTAGGAGGTCACTCCGATGTTATTGCGGGAGCTTTAGTGGCAAAAGATGCTGAATTGGGAGAAAAACTTCACTTCATTCAGTTTGCAAGTGGCGGAATTTTAGGGCCTCACGATTCTTATCTGGTATTGAGAGGGATTAAAACATTGGCATTAAGAGTTCAGAGACATTCGGAAAACGGAATGGCGGTAGCCAAATATCTTGAGTCTCATCCTGCAGTTGCTGAAGTTATTTATCCGGGATTAGAATCTCATCCGCAATACGAATTGGCAAAATCTCAGATGAAAGATTTCGGAGGAATGGTTTCTTTCACTTTCAAATCTGGGAAAAAAGACGATGCGATTAAATTTTTAGAAAAATTAAAAGTTTTCACTTTAGCAGAATCGCTTGGTGGAGTAGAATCGTTGGCGAATCATCCTGCATTGATGACTCACGCATCTATTCCTGCTGAAAAACGTGCAGAATTGGGCATTACCGATGATTTGGTTCGTTTGAGCGTGGGAATAGAAGATGCGGAAGACCTGATCGCAGATCTGGAAAGAGCTTTTTCTTAA
- a CDS encoding nuclear transport factor 2 family protein, protein MRKIQILVLLILSQIAYSQVKNTDELYKTAKKLDSLIFDIGFNKCDLSHYDSIISDDLEFYHDKGGITSGKAAFTASIKNNICGGPNKVKRELVPNTMKVYPLYNKNVLYGFIEEGEHDFFEYFNNKWNKGGHAKFTILWILEGKDWKMKRVLSFDHQ, encoded by the coding sequence ATGAGAAAAATTCAGATTTTAGTGTTATTAATTTTAAGTCAGATTGCATATTCTCAGGTAAAAAATACCGATGAATTGTACAAAACAGCTAAAAAATTAGACAGTTTGATATTCGATATCGGATTCAATAAGTGTGATCTTTCTCATTATGATTCCATTATCAGCGACGACCTGGAATTTTATCATGACAAAGGCGGAATTACCTCTGGAAAAGCAGCTTTCACAGCTTCCATTAAAAACAATATTTGTGGTGGACCCAATAAAGTAAAACGTGAATTGGTTCCAAATACAATGAAAGTTTATCCTCTGTACAATAAAAATGTTCTCTACGGATTTATTGAAGAAGGGGAACACGACTTTTTTGAATACTTTAATAACAAATGGAACAAAGGAGGTCATGCAAAATTTACCATTCTCTGGATTTTAGAGGGGAAAGACTGGAAAATGAAGCGTGTTTTAAGCTTTGACCATCAATAA
- a CDS encoding GNAT family N-acetyltransferase — protein sequence MTRKANIQDVRQLSELFDQYRVFYHKDSDIPAAENFLKERIEKEDSEIFVAENDGKLVGFVQLYPLFSSTRMKRYWLLNDLYVNENHRGKGYSKQLIEEAKELAKSTDACGILLETGKSNDIGNKLYPACGFEIYDEVNFYEWTNQ from the coding sequence ATGACAAGAAAAGCCAATATTCAGGATGTACGACAATTGTCTGAATTGTTCGATCAATACAGAGTTTTTTACCATAAAGATTCTGATATTCCAGCCGCAGAAAATTTTTTAAAAGAAAGAATCGAAAAAGAAGATTCCGAAATTTTTGTAGCTGAAAATGATGGAAAATTGGTTGGCTTTGTTCAGTTATATCCGTTATTTTCCTCGACAAGAATGAAACGCTACTGGCTGTTGAATGATTTATATGTGAATGAAAACCACCGTGGAAAAGGCTATTCAAAACAATTGATTGAAGAAGCAAAAGAACTGGCAAAATCTACCGACGCCTGTGGAATTCTTCTCGAAACAGGAAAATCCAACGACATAGGAAACAAGTTATACCCAGCTTGCGGATTTGAAATTTACGATGAAGTGAATTTCTATGAATGGACAAATCAATAA